From Marinobacter alexandrii, one genomic window encodes:
- a CDS encoding AAA family ATPase: MGKIISIANQKGGVGKTTTAINLAASLAALEFKTLIVDADPQANATSGVGVDPKNVEVSIYECMVDGASAKDSIVETQIKFLDLLPSHIDLVGAEVEMVNIEEREEKMKQALVDIRDDYDFIIIDCSPSLGLITINALTASDSVVVPVQCEYFALEGLGKLLNTIKIIQTRLNQDLEVEGILLTMYDVRLNLANQVVEEVKMHFESLVFSTMIPRNIKLSESPGFGMPAITHDADSKGSISYLNLAKEVLERNEVKAA; encoded by the coding sequence ATGGGTAAGATTATTTCTATCGCAAATCAAAAAGGTGGAGTTGGTAAGACAACCACAGCAATCAATTTAGCTGCAAGTCTTGCTGCTTTAGAATTTAAAACCCTAATAGTGGATGCTGACCCACAAGCAAATGCTACTTCTGGTGTAGGTGTTGATCCTAAAAATGTTGAGGTGAGTATCTATGAATGCATGGTGGATGGAGCTAGTGCAAAAGATAGCATAGTAGAGACTCAAATTAAGTTTTTAGATCTTCTCCCCTCCCATATCGACTTGGTAGGTGCAGAAGTGGAGATGGTTAATATTGAAGAACGAGAAGAAAAGATGAAACAAGCTCTCGTTGATATAAGAGACGATTATGATTTCATAATTATTGATTGTTCTCCTTCGTTGGGGCTTATTACAATCAATGCATTGACAGCTTCAGACTCAGTAGTTGTACCTGTACAGTGTGAGTACTTCGCTCTAGAAGGTTTAGGTAAACTTCTGAATACCATAAAGATCATTCAAACTCGATTGAATCAAGATTTAGAAGTTGAAGGCATATTACTGACGATGTATGATGTACGTCTGAATCTAGCTAACCAAGTAGTTGAAGAAGTGAAGATGCATTTTGAATCATTGGTGTTTAGCACCATGATTCCAAGAAATATTAAGCTTAGTGAATCTCCTGGATTCGGCATGCCTGCCATCACTCACGATGCAGACAGCAAAGGTTCAATTAGTTACTTGAATCTTGCGAAAGAAGTATTAGAACGAAACGAAGTTAAAGCAGCCTAA
- a CDS encoding ParB/RepB/Spo0J family partition protein: MAESKFKKKSGLGRGLGALLEDSGEKGKISGSGATPKGAINEIELSKIETNPWQPRTDFDEEALNDLAESIKVQGIIQPITVRALSEKEFQLISGERRLQASKKAGLKTIPAYIRVADDQQMLEMALIENIQRENLNAIEIALSYQRLLAECDLKQEQLGDRVGKNRSTVTNYLRLLKLPPAIQIALRDGKLSMGHARALISIDDVARQLDIFNQIINQDLSVRKVEELVRSKSKKEETSSSPTDVDPEIKKLQGKLSTHFGSKIAIKSSDQNKGEIKIPFTSTDDLNRILEILDI, encoded by the coding sequence ATGGCAGAGAGTAAATTCAAGAAAAAATCAGGCCTTGGAAGAGGTCTTGGAGCGCTTCTAGAAGATTCAGGGGAAAAAGGAAAAATTAGTGGATCAGGTGCCACTCCAAAAGGAGCTATTAACGAAATCGAACTTTCTAAGATAGAAACAAATCCTTGGCAACCTAGAACTGATTTTGATGAAGAGGCTTTAAATGACCTAGCCGAATCTATAAAAGTTCAAGGAATCATTCAACCAATTACCGTTCGAGCTCTAAGCGAAAAAGAATTTCAATTAATCTCGGGGGAAAGAAGACTACAGGCTAGCAAAAAAGCCGGTCTTAAAACCATACCTGCCTATATCCGTGTTGCTGACGACCAGCAAATGCTGGAAATGGCACTTATAGAAAATATTCAACGCGAAAACCTTAATGCAATAGAAATTGCGTTAAGCTATCAAAGACTCTTGGCAGAGTGTGATTTAAAGCAGGAGCAGCTTGGTGACCGTGTAGGAAAAAACAGAAGTACGGTCACCAATTACCTGCGACTTTTAAAACTACCTCCAGCTATTCAAATAGCATTAAGAGATGGGAAATTAAGTATGGGACATGCACGAGCACTCATTTCCATTGATGACGTAGCTCGTCAATTGGATATTTTTAACCAAATAATTAATCAAGATTTATCGGTTAGAAAAGTAGAAGAACTAGTAAGGTCCAAAAGCAAAAAAGAAGAAACCTCTTCTTCTCCAACAGACGTTGATCCTGAAATAAAGAAGCTTCAAGGGAAGTTATCTACACATTTCGGGTCAAAAATCGCAATCAAATCTAGCGATCAAAATAAGGGAGAAATTAAAATTCCATTTACGTCCACTGATGACTTGAATCGAATTCTGGAAATATTGGACATATAA
- a CDS encoding DUF5683 domain-containing protein: protein MKKLLLLSTLICFTLICTAQDEPILLDDSTFVKVEEDAELFEEVSELNPQRAALLSAIFPGMGQVYNKQYWKVPIVLAGVITFGHFINYNNKVYHGLRNATLLTSKGQTNPYQSIISSESALVRNRDLFRRNRDFLIILGSAFYILQIVDAHVSAHLDEFKVNDKLALGIEPSIQSTPLFSQALGVSFVLKF from the coding sequence ATGAAAAAACTTCTATTACTCTCTACACTGATTTGCTTTACTCTCATCTGTACTGCTCAGGATGAACCCATACTATTAGATGATTCAACATTTGTGAAGGTTGAAGAGGATGCTGAACTGTTTGAAGAAGTTTCAGAACTCAATCCGCAAAGAGCAGCACTGCTCTCCGCCATTTTTCCTGGCATGGGTCAGGTTTACAATAAACAATACTGGAAAGTTCCTATTGTCTTGGCTGGTGTAATTACATTTGGGCATTTCATCAATTACAACAATAAAGTTTATCATGGTTTGAGAAATGCTACACTGCTAACATCGAAAGGCCAAACCAATCCATATCAGTCAATTATTAGTAGTGAATCTGCACTTGTTCGTAATAGAGACCTATTTAGAAGAAACAGGGATTTCCTTATCATCCTAGGTTCTGCTTTCTATATTCTACAAATAGTAGACGCTCATGTATCCGCTCACCTTGATGAGTTTAAAGTAAATGACAAACTGGCCTTAGGAATAGAACCATCTATTCAATCAACTCCATTATTTTCGCAAGCGTTAGGCGTTTCATTCGTATTGAAGTTTTAA
- the dapB gene encoding 4-hydroxy-tetrahydrodipicolinate reductase — translation MRIALIGYGKMGKAIEKIAVESGHSISYIIQSVSQLDELVKDNVDIAIEFTQPESAFQNISHCLENGIPVISGTTGWIDKLSEIEHLCKDLNGTFLYASNFSIGVNLFFELNKWLASKMSQLSFKPSMKEIHHTEKKDSPSGTAITLAEGIISSKPSIKGWINAESADHKKLGIVSERMPNVPGTHTVSYSSSLESIEITHTAHDRSVFAQGVVQVGEWIHLKKGVFTMSDFINDN, via the coding sequence ATGAGAATTGCTTTAATTGGTTACGGGAAGATGGGTAAAGCCATTGAAAAAATAGCTGTGGAATCCGGTCATTCAATCAGCTATATCATTCAATCAGTAAGTCAACTTGATGAGCTGGTTAAGGATAACGTAGATATCGCTATTGAATTCACACAACCAGAATCTGCATTCCAAAACATCAGTCATTGCCTTGAGAATGGCATTCCCGTTATATCAGGAACAACCGGTTGGATTGACAAATTATCAGAAATAGAACATCTCTGTAAGGATTTAAATGGCACATTTTTATATGCATCCAATTTCAGTATTGGTGTGAATCTTTTTTTTGAACTCAATAAATGGTTGGCTAGTAAAATGAGTCAGTTGAGTTTCAAGCCCTCTATGAAGGAAATTCATCATACAGAAAAAAAAGACAGCCCTAGCGGAACAGCTATAACATTAGCAGAAGGAATTATCTCCTCTAAGCCCTCTATTAAAGGATGGATAAACGCTGAATCTGCCGATCATAAAAAATTAGGAATAGTTTCTGAACGTATGCCCAACGTACCTGGCACTCATACCGTAAGCTATTCGTCTTCTTTAGAGTCTATTGAAATAACACACACAGCTCATGACAGAAGTGTTTTTGCGCAAGGAGTTGTGCAAGTTGGTGAATGGATTCACTTAAAGAAAGGAGTTTTTACCATGTCTGATTTTATAAACGATAACTAA
- a CDS encoding S41 family peptidase, with product MSKDFFRKGLFLLVLIAIEVSSCNEDSVTVPRTSSDVDEFIWAAMNQFYYWQSNVPELSDDKKSSRTVLDEFLNSYSSPEELFDDLLFEDDRFSSIVDDYELLEASFQGVSKSFGYDLRLLRITSDSDDLLAYIKYVVPGGPADVQGLKRGDLFTEVDGEKLKVDNFVSLLFDSDMYTITLSEMRDNAINSTLEEVSLVSVQLTENPILLSEVLEVDGLNVGYLVYNQFINNNSYHEELNDAFGEFVRSGITDLVLDLRYNGGGSLTTSRILASMLYSNADSNDVLGSIIYNEKLADFNTDISFLSQIPVFDSQGEQTSSINMNRLSLNRIFILTTGSTASASEFIIAGLLPFMDVTIIGTTSVGKNVGSVTLYDSEDFLRSETLNPNHKYAIQPIISQLANSEGFTDYIDGFTPNILIEEANFLGELKQLGDPSEALLSEALSIISGVARTERLPDNGMVGIDNDVANNKVSNTILVEGNYIPKNLRRILFNAQ from the coding sequence ATGAGTAAGGATTTCTTTAGAAAAGGCCTCTTTTTATTGGTGTTGATTGCTATAGAAGTTTCAAGTTGCAATGAAGATAGCGTAACTGTTCCTAGAACAAGTAGTGATGTAGATGAATTTATATGGGCAGCTATGAACCAATTTTATTATTGGCAATCAAATGTTCCAGAACTTTCGGATGATAAGAAATCATCAAGGACAGTCCTTGATGAATTTCTAAACTCATACTCTTCTCCAGAGGAACTGTTTGATGATTTGCTCTTTGAAGACGATAGGTTTTCTTCGATTGTGGATGACTATGAGCTTTTAGAGGCTTCCTTTCAGGGTGTTTCTAAGTCTTTTGGATACGATTTAAGGCTTCTGAGAATAACAAGCGATAGCGATGACCTTCTGGCTTATATAAAGTATGTTGTTCCAGGTGGCCCGGCTGATGTACAGGGATTGAAAAGAGGAGATTTATTTACAGAAGTTGACGGAGAAAAGCTTAAAGTAGACAATTTTGTTTCGCTACTATTTGACAGTGATATGTATACAATCACATTATCAGAAATGCGAGATAACGCTATCAACTCGACTTTAGAAGAAGTGTCCTTAGTGTCCGTGCAACTCACTGAGAATCCTATTCTTTTATCTGAAGTACTCGAAGTAGATGGTTTAAATGTTGGTTATTTAGTGTACAATCAATTCATTAATAATAATTCATACCATGAAGAGCTTAATGACGCTTTTGGAGAATTTGTCAGATCTGGAATTACGGATTTAGTATTAGATCTTAGATACAATGGAGGAGGATCTCTAACAACCTCTCGTATTCTCGCTTCAATGCTCTATTCAAATGCCGATTCCAATGATGTTTTAGGTTCTATTATTTACAATGAGAAACTGGCTGATTTTAATACAGATATCTCTTTTCTTTCTCAAATCCCAGTCTTTGATAGTCAGGGAGAGCAAACTTCTTCAATAAACATGAATAGACTTAGCCTTAATAGAATATTTATCTTAACAACCGGTAGTACTGCTTCTGCTTCTGAGTTCATCATAGCCGGATTGCTTCCTTTTATGGATGTAACAATTATCGGTACAACTAGTGTAGGAAAGAATGTAGGTTCTGTTACACTTTATGACTCGGAAGATTTCCTTAGATCGGAGACATTAAACCCAAATCATAAGTATGCTATTCAACCGATAATTAGTCAATTGGCAAATTCAGAAGGGTTTACCGATTATATAGATGGATTCACACCGAACATTTTGATAGAAGAAGCAAATTTTCTTGGAGAGCTCAAGCAACTCGGAGATCCGTCAGAAGCACTTCTTTCTGAAGCACTATCCATTATAAGTGGAGTGGCTCGTACGGAAAGATTGCCTGACAATGGCATGGTTGGAATAGATAATGATGTAGCAAACAATAAAGTTTCGAATACTATTCTTGTTGAGGGTAACTACATTCCAAAAAACTTGAGAAGAATTTTATTTAATGCTCAATGA
- the ung gene encoding uracil-DNA glycosylase, with translation MSVKIEESWKECLAKEFEKPYFVELTDFVKKEYASKRIYPPGALIFSAFDHCSFNDVKVVIVGQDPYHGAGQANGLCFSVADGVRHPPSLQNIFKEIQADLGLSIPQSGNLERWADQGVLLLNATLTVEASKAGSHQNKGWEEFTDAVLREISQQKEKIVFILWGAYAQKKGSFIDFKKHLVLKSPHPSPFSAHNGFFGSKHFSQTNQYLTSEGLTPINW, from the coding sequence ATGAGTGTCAAAATTGAAGAAAGCTGGAAAGAATGTCTGGCGAAAGAATTCGAAAAGCCTTATTTCGTAGAGTTAACAGACTTTGTTAAAAAAGAGTATGCTTCAAAGCGGATTTACCCCCCTGGAGCTCTCATTTTTAGTGCTTTTGATCATTGTTCATTCAATGATGTAAAAGTGGTCATCGTTGGACAAGATCCTTATCATGGAGCAGGGCAAGCAAATGGCCTTTGCTTTTCTGTTGCTGATGGGGTCAGACATCCTCCTTCGTTGCAAAATATATTTAAGGAAATTCAAGCCGATTTGGGCTTATCAATTCCACAATCCGGAAATTTGGAAAGGTGGGCTGATCAAGGCGTGCTTTTACTGAATGCGACATTAACAGTAGAGGCTAGCAAGGCAGGCTCACACCAAAATAAGGGATGGGAAGAATTTACAGATGCAGTTTTGCGAGAAATATCGCAGCAAAAGGAAAAAATCGTATTTATTTTATGGGGTGCTTATGCTCAAAAGAAAGGTTCATTCATTGATTTTAAAAAGCATTTAGTGCTAAAATCACCGCATCCATCTCCCTTTTCTGCGCATAATGGTTTTTTTGGCTCAAAACATTTTTCTCAGACCAACCAATACCTTACTTCTGAGGGTCTTACACCCATTAATTGGTAA
- the apaG gene encoding Co2+/Mg2+ efflux protein ApaG, producing the protein MTTGVTKGIKVSVETNYQPEHSQPANDHFVFTYRITIENNSSSTVQLKARHWDIIDAAHPKHEVDGDGVVGKQPVLEPGEIHQYVSGCNLRSGLGKMKGYYIMERIVDGRLFNVEIPEFIMVVPFKLN; encoded by the coding sequence ATGACTACAGGAGTTACCAAAGGCATTAAAGTTTCAGTAGAAACGAATTATCAACCGGAGCATTCGCAACCGGCCAACGACCACTTTGTCTTTACTTATCGAATAACCATTGAAAATAATTCCAGTAGTACAGTGCAATTAAAAGCAAGACACTGGGATATTATTGATGCCGCGCATCCTAAACATGAAGTAGATGGGGATGGCGTTGTTGGAAAACAGCCCGTACTTGAGCCTGGAGAAATACATCAATATGTATCTGGTTGCAATTTGCGGTCAGGATTGGGGAAAATGAAAGGCTATTATATCATGGAACGAATTGTTGACGGAAGGCTTTTCAATGTGGAGATTCCTGAATTCATCATGGTCGTTCCTTTCAAATTAAATTAA